One genomic segment of Alphaproteobacteria bacterium HT1-32 includes these proteins:
- a CDS encoding peptidase, whose protein sequence is MKLFTPALIALSLTAFGSSGAQADDRPAVLKTYADIAEAVYQDSLTTAKSLDTAIDALIASPSPESLSAAKAAWLAARVPYQQSEAFRFGNPIVDDWEGRVNAWPLDEGLIDYVSAGYGTVSDANDLYTANVIANPKLMVGGKPVDASVINAELLTGVLHEAGTVEANVATGYHAIEFLLWGQDLNGTDAGAGNRPYTDFDTANCTNGNCDRRAAYLSAASDLLIADLEEMVANWKDGGAARQEVTGGDADAGIARILTGMGSLSYGELAGERMKLGLLLHDPEEEHDCFSDNTHNSHYYDALGIQNVYLGSYRRTDGKIVSGPSLSGLVAAKDAELDKALRAALDHTMTAMKAMKDRAEKTEAYDQMIGQGNEAGNAVVQAAIDGLIAQTRDIERAVRVLGLNGVTVEGSDSLDNVNAVFK, encoded by the coding sequence ATGAAGTTATTCACGCCCGCCCTTATCGCCCTGTCCCTGACCGCCTTCGGTTCATCCGGCGCACAGGCAGATGACCGGCCTGCGGTCCTGAAAACCTATGCCGATATCGCTGAAGCCGTCTATCAGGACAGCCTGACGACCGCGAAAAGCCTGGATACCGCCATCGACGCGCTGATCGCCAGTCCCTCACCGGAAAGCCTGTCAGCGGCAAAGGCCGCATGGCTTGCCGCCCGTGTTCCCTATCAGCAGTCCGAAGCCTTCCGGTTCGGCAATCCGATTGTTGATGACTGGGAAGGCCGGGTGAATGCCTGGCCACTGGATGAGGGGCTGATCGATTATGTCAGCGCCGGTTATGGTACGGTTTCCGATGCCAATGACCTCTATACAGCCAATGTCATCGCCAATCCGAAACTGATGGTTGGTGGCAAGCCGGTTGATGCCTCGGTCATCAATGCGGAACTGCTGACCGGTGTGCTGCATGAAGCAGGAACGGTCGAAGCCAATGTCGCCACCGGCTATCATGCCATCGAATTCCTGCTCTGGGGTCAGGATCTGAACGGCACCGACGCCGGTGCCGGCAACCGACCCTATACGGATTTCGACACAGCCAACTGCACCAACGGCAATTGCGATCGCCGGGCAGCCTATCTTTCTGCTGCCTCAGACCTGCTGATTGCCGATCTTGAGGAAATGGTCGCTAACTGGAAAGACGGTGGCGCAGCCCGGCAGGAAGTCACAGGCGGTGACGCGGATGCCGGGATTGCCCGCATTCTGACCGGTATGGGCTCATTGTCTTACGGCGAACTGGCCGGGGAACGGATGAAGCTCGGCCTGCTGCTGCATGATCCGGAAGAAGAGCATGACTGCTTCTCTGACAACACCCACAACTCGCATTACTACGACGCACTGGGCATTCAGAATGTCTATCTCGGCAGCTACAGACGCACGGATGGCAAAATTGTCTCAGGCCCATCGCTCTCCGGGCTGGTCGCTGCCAAAGACGCCGAACTGGACAAGGCGCTGCGTGCCGCACTTGATCATACAATGACAGCCATGAAAGCGATGAAGGACCGGGCAGAGAAAACCGAAGCCTATGACCAGATGATCGGTCAGGGCAACGAGGCCGGGAATGCAGTTGTTCAGGCGGCCATTGATGGACTTATCGCCCAGACCCGTGATATCGAACGGGCTGTTCGTGTCCTCGGCCTGAATGGTGTCACCGTCGAAGGGTCCGACAGTCTGGATAATGTGAACGCCGTGTTTAAATAA
- a CDS encoding methyltransferase domain-containing protein produces MMKIDPDQSWSATGYADNARFVADYGVPLIGLLDPKPGERILDLGCGDGALTAQIAATGAAVVGVDASADLLQAAKAQGLDVRQMDGQALCFEAEFDGLLTNAALHWMPDAEAVVAGMARALKPGGRLVGEFGGHGNVAAIVTALLAALQAEGIDGADRHPWFFPTPAQYTGMLEGAGFAVEQIALIPRPTPLPTGIEGWLATFGNPFVDGLAEDVARRVLAHAVALLAPSLRDHQGNWTADYVRIRFIARRL; encoded by the coding sequence ATGATGAAGATTGATCCTGACCAAAGCTGGTCTGCCACCGGTTATGCCGATAATGCCCGGTTTGTTGCGGATTACGGAGTGCCTCTGATCGGCTTGCTGGATCCGAAGCCGGGAGAGAGAATTCTGGATCTCGGTTGTGGTGACGGTGCGCTGACAGCGCAAATTGCGGCAACAGGTGCGGCTGTAGTGGGGGTTGATGCATCTGCAGACCTGCTTCAGGCGGCAAAGGCACAGGGGCTGGATGTCCGGCAGATGGACGGTCAGGCCCTGTGTTTCGAGGCGGAATTTGATGGCTTGCTGACCAATGCAGCCCTGCACTGGATGCCTGATGCGGAGGCGGTGGTTGCCGGTATGGCCCGTGCCCTGAAACCGGGTGGCCGCCTGGTCGGAGAGTTCGGCGGCCATGGCAATGTCGCGGCTATCGTGACGGCCCTGCTGGCGGCATTACAGGCCGAGGGCATTGACGGGGCTGACCGGCATCCGTGGTTTTTCCCGACGCCTGCCCAGTATACGGGGATGCTGGAAGGCGCGGGATTTGCCGTTGAACAGATCGCCCTGATTCCACGCCCGACCCCCTTGCCGACGGGCATTGAAGGCTGGCTGGCAACCTTTGGAAATCCGTTTGTCGACGGCCTTGCTGAAGATGTCGCGAGACGGGTGCTGGCCCATGCGGTTGCCCTGCTGGCACCGTCGCTTCGGGATCATCAGGGCAACTGGACCGCAGATTATGTGCGGATCCGCTTTATCGCGCGCAGGCTGTAG
- a CDS encoding TAXI family TRAP transporter solute-binding subunit produces MAIVAASVAFGGVAAKADEFINVLTGGTSGVYYPLGVGLSKIYADKIPGARTQVQSTKASVENLNLLQQGKGEIALALGDSVKLAWEGNADAGFKAPLDKLRGIAAVYPNYIQIVASKESGITSLASLKGKSISVGAAKSGTELNARAIFAAAGMSYSDLAKTEYLPFAESVELIKNRQLDATLQSAGLGVASIKDLSTSLDVTMVEVPEDVVTKLGAPYISATIPAGTYNGQTADVKTVAVVNFLVTHSDVSDETAYQMTKQLFENLDTLEAAHKAAAQIKLENALKGMPVPLHPGAERFYKEKGLL; encoded by the coding sequence ATGGCCATTGTCGCAGCTTCCGTCGCTTTTGGCGGTGTCGCCGCGAAGGCCGATGAATTTATAAACGTCCTGACGGGCGGTACTTCGGGCGTTTACTATCCGCTCGGTGTCGGCCTTTCAAAAATCTATGCCGACAAAATTCCCGGTGCCCGGACGCAGGTCCAGTCGACAAAGGCTTCGGTGGAAAACCTGAACCTGCTGCAGCAGGGCAAGGGCGAAATTGCCCTGGCACTTGGTGATTCCGTGAAACTTGCCTGGGAAGGCAACGCGGATGCCGGCTTCAAGGCCCCGCTCGACAAGCTGCGCGGTATTGCGGCTGTTTATCCGAACTACATCCAGATTGTGGCCTCCAAGGAATCCGGCATCACGTCGCTGGCCAGCCTGAAAGGTAAAAGCATTTCGGTTGGTGCTGCAAAATCCGGTACGGAACTGAATGCCCGCGCCATCTTCGCAGCCGCCGGCATGAGCTATTCCGACCTCGCAAAGACCGAATATCTGCCGTTTGCTGAATCTGTCGAGCTGATCAAGAACCGTCAGCTTGATGCGACATTGCAGTCTGCCGGCCTCGGCGTTGCCTCGATCAAGGATCTGTCGACCTCGCTCGACGTGACGATGGTTGAAGTTCCGGAAGACGTGGTCACAAAACTGGGCGCGCCCTATATCAGCGCAACCATTCCGGCCGGTACCTATAACGGCCAGACCGCTGACGTGAAAACCGTTGCTGTCGTCAACTTCCTGGTGACGCATTCTGATGTCTCTGACGAGACCGCCTATCAGATGACCAAGCAGCTGTTCGAGAACCTCGACACACTGGAAGCCGCCCACAAGGCCGCTGCCCAGATCAAGCTTGAGAACGCCCTGAAGGGAATGCCGGTTCCGCTGCATCCCGGCGCTGAGCGTTTCTACAAGGAAAAAGGCCTCCTGTAA
- a CDS encoding TRAP transporter fused permease subunit: MQQTTTGDDGQAVDNPHETAFPKSREGRLLFWIAVAFSAFQIATAAHLIDMPSQVVRAVHVGFLALLAFPLIAAARNKPASVRALAWILAAAGVGVALYQWVEYTDLLLRAGDPLPRDIILGVIAIAIVFIAGWAMMGPALPVICGFFLAYCLFGQYLPSPLNHRGYDFSQVIDHMAYGTEGIYGIPTYVSSTYIFLFILFGAFLEKAGMITLFTDVALGLVGHKQGGPAKVSVFSSGLMGTISGSGVANVVTTGQFTIPLMKRFGYRPAFAGGVEATASMGGQIMPPVMGAVAFIMAETLGVAYYEVVQAAVIPAVLYFLSAFWIVHLEAGKRGLSGLDKAELPSAWQAIKQRWHLILPLAVLVYLLFTGYTPLFAGTIGLALTVLLILGGSVALGLPEGIIRIIFWIGLGLVAAAFFKFGIGVVAAAVVILILWNAFTRGGRETLLICRDSLADGAKTALPVGVACAIVGIIIGTMTLTGAANTFGQFIVSVGDKSLFLSLVLTMITCIVLGMGIPTIPNYIITSSIAGPALLELGVPLIVSHMFVFYFGILADLTPPVALACFAAAPIARESGLRISMEAIKTASAGFVIPFMAVYTPALMLQDGGPLAESIGYIPAVLYILAKTVLAIGLSGMAVIGYGAGCKLGWPERGLALAAALSLVAALPLTDEIGFALTLAFAGVLWMRSRKVTDNPVKSDGGS; this comes from the coding sequence ATGCAGCAGACAACAACAGGCGATGACGGTCAGGCCGTCGACAATCCTCACGAAACTGCATTCCCGAAATCCCGAGAAGGCCGTCTGCTGTTCTGGATTGCGGTCGCCTTCTCGGCATTCCAGATCGCCACAGCTGCGCATCTGATCGATATGCCAAGTCAGGTTGTCCGTGCTGTCCATGTCGGGTTTCTGGCCCTGCTGGCCTTCCCGCTGATTGCCGCCGCACGTAACAAGCCGGCATCCGTGCGGGCACTGGCCTGGATACTGGCTGCCGCCGGTGTTGGTGTGGCTCTGTATCAGTGGGTGGAATATACGGATCTGTTGCTGCGGGCCGGTGATCCGCTGCCGCGTGACATCATTCTGGGCGTCATTGCCATCGCCATTGTGTTCATTGCCGGCTGGGCGATGATGGGCCCGGCCCTGCCGGTCATCTGCGGTTTCTTCCTCGCCTATTGTCTGTTTGGCCAGTATCTGCCGTCACCGCTGAATCATCGGGGTTATGATTTCTCTCAGGTCATCGACCATATGGCTTACGGGACCGAGGGTATCTACGGCATTCCGACCTATGTCTCCTCGACCTATATCTTCCTGTTCATCCTGTTCGGTGCCTTTCTGGAAAAGGCCGGGATGATCACCCTGTTCACTGATGTGGCGCTCGGCCTTGTTGGCCATAAACAGGGTGGCCCGGCCAAGGTTTCTGTCTTCTCGTCCGGTCTGATGGGCACCATTTCCGGTTCCGGTGTCGCCAATGTGGTCACAACCGGCCAGTTCACCATTCCGCTGATGAAACGCTTCGGCTATCGCCCGGCCTTTGCCGGGGGGGTCGAGGCCACGGCGTCGATGGGAGGACAGATCATGCCGCCGGTGATGGGGGCGGTCGCCTTCATCATGGCGGAGACACTGGGCGTTGCCTATTACGAGGTGGTTCAGGCGGCGGTTATTCCGGCGGTTCTGTATTTCCTGTCCGCCTTCTGGATTGTCCATCTGGAAGCGGGTAAGCGCGGCCTGTCCGGCCTCGACAAGGCGGAACTGCCATCTGCCTGGCAGGCGATCAAACAGCGCTGGCATCTGATCCTGCCGCTGGCGGTTCTGGTCTACCTGCTGTTCACCGGCTACACGCCGCTGTTCGCGGGAACCATCGGACTGGCGCTGACGGTGCTGCTGATCCTCGGCGGATCGGTTGCCCTTGGCCTGCCGGAAGGCATCATCCGGATCATCTTCTGGATCGGCCTCGGGCTTGTCGCGGCTGCGTTCTTCAAATTCGGCATTGGCGTGGTCGCCGCAGCCGTTGTGATTCTGATTCTCTGGAATGCCTTTACCAGAGGTGGCCGTGAGACCTTGCTGATCTGTCGTGATTCGCTGGCTGATGGCGCCAAGACCGCCCTGCCGGTCGGCGTGGCCTGTGCCATCGTCGGCATCATCATCGGCACCATGACCCTGACCGGGGCCGCCAATACCTTCGGCCAGTTCATCGTCTCGGTTGGTGACAAGAGCCTGTTTCTGTCGCTGGTCCTGACCATGATCACCTGCATTGTGCTGGGCATGGGCATCCCGACCATCCCGAACTATATCATCACCTCGTCGATTGCCGGCCCGGCCCTGCTGGAACTGGGTGTGCCGCTGATCGTCAGCCATATGTTCGTGTTCTATTTCGGTATTCTGGCCGATCTGACGCCGCCGGTGGCACTTGCCTGTTTTGCTGCTGCTCCGATTGCGCGGGAAAGCGGCCTGCGGATTTCGATGGAAGCCATCAAGACTGCCTCAGCCGGTTTCGTTATTCCCTTCATGGCGGTTTATACCCCCGCCCTGATGCTGCAGGACGGCGGTCCGCTGGCTGAAAGCATCGGGTATATCCCGGCAGTGCTCTATATTCTGGCGAAGACCGTGCTGGCCATCGGCCTGTCGGGGATGGCGGTGATTGGGTATGGCGCGGGCTGCAAACTTGGCTGGCCGGAACGTGGTCTGGCGCTGGCGGCAGCCCTCAGCCTTGTTGCGGCCCTGCCGCTGACCGACGAGATCGGTTTCGCCCTGACCCTGGCCTTCGCCGGTGTGCTCTGGATGCGGTCACGTAAAGTTACCGACAACCCGGTAAAGAGTGACGGCGGCAGCTGA
- a CDS encoding DUF1850 domain-containing protein has translation MGGACLMIGAKQLLMASAAFVLSWSHSVEKTGWQENWVVRQDGLKLVEARVRGSGAGMDPGDGARLQDGWWVWPVDGPPIPKLVLAASGATAGGWSLCHDGGCTILGAEPGPPVILQPCG, from the coding sequence ATGGGTGGTGCCTGCCTGATGATCGGGGCAAAGCAGCTGCTGATGGCATCGGCAGCCTTTGTACTGAGCTGGTCTCATTCCGTTGAGAAAACCGGCTGGCAGGAAAACTGGGTCGTCCGGCAGGACGGGCTGAAGCTGGTGGAAGCCCGGGTCAGGGGGTCCGGTGCCGGTATGGATCCGGGTGACGGTGCCCGGCTTCAGGACGGCTGGTGGGTCTGGCCGGTCGACGGGCCGCCAATTCCGAAACTGGTGCTGGCTGCATCAGGCGCAACCGCCGGCGGCTGGTCACTGTGTCACGACGGGGGCTGTACCATCCTCGGCGCAGAACCCGGCCCGCCTGTCATCCTGCAACCCTGCGGTTAG
- a CDS encoding TIM barrel protein, which produces MKTSIATVSISGNLEEKIDAIAQAGFRGIEIFEQDFIADSRTPHEVGARIRDAGLDLLLFQPFRDFEGLPNPLRARAFDRAEHKFDLMQELGCDLMLVCSTVHAESLGGISRAADDFAELGERAAKRGLRIGYEALAWGSHVNDHRDAWEVVRRADHPSVGLILDSFHTLARKIDPDTIRRIPGDKIFFVQLADAPSISMDMLYWSRHFRNMPGEGDLDVIGFMRAVMATGYAGPVSLEIFNDQFRGGPPKTIAGDGYRSLVALMDDVRRIEPDIKIDLPDIPERIRVKSAAFVEFATRDDEKERLEALLASMGFRCASHHVSKSLAVWQQGDIRIVVNAETKGHAHSTWLTRGTTVCDIGIEVASARDTLQRATAMGAKAFSQPLAPNEINIPAIRGLGGSLLHFLDQSSGLADVWSVEFSSDTDDTHSDAGLVCVDHLAQTMSYDQMLSWSLFYTTLFSMNKAEMVDVIDPDGLVRSQALTTKDGTFRITLNGAETHRTLAGGFLAETFGASVQHIALATDDIFVTARALAARDFDPLPMPENYYADLAARFDLAPPLIAELRALNILYDRDEGGEFFQIYSQPFSGGMFFEIVERRGSYIGFGAPNAPFRIAAQKRLMRPRGMP; this is translated from the coding sequence ATGAAAACCTCCATAGCCACAGTCTCGATCTCCGGGAATCTCGAAGAAAAAATAGATGCCATAGCACAGGCTGGTTTCAGGGGAATCGAGATATTCGAGCAGGATTTCATTGCTGACAGCCGCACCCCCCACGAGGTCGGTGCGCGTATTCGCGATGCCGGGCTGGATCTTCTGCTTTTCCAGCCTTTCCGGGACTTTGAAGGGCTGCCGAACCCGCTCCGTGCCCGCGCCTTTGACCGCGCCGAGCATAAGTTTGACCTGATGCAGGAGCTTGGCTGCGACCTGATGCTGGTTTGCTCAACCGTCCATGCTGAATCACTTGGCGGCATTAGCCGCGCCGCAGACGATTTTGCCGAGCTGGGTGAACGCGCGGCCAAACGCGGCCTGCGGATAGGCTATGAGGCCCTTGCCTGGGGCAGCCATGTCAATGATCACCGCGACGCCTGGGAAGTTGTGCGCCGGGCTGACCATCCCAGTGTGGGCCTGATCCTCGACAGCTTTCACACCCTCGCGCGGAAGATTGATCCTGACACCATCCGGCGCATCCCCGGCGACAAGATATTCTTCGTACAGCTTGCCGATGCCCCTTCCATCAGCATGGATATGCTGTACTGGTCCCGTCATTTCCGGAATATGCCCGGTGAAGGCGATCTCGACGTTATCGGTTTCATGCGCGCTGTGATGGCAACCGGCTATGCTGGCCCGGTCAGTCTGGAAATTTTCAATGATCAGTTTCGCGGCGGGCCACCCAAGACAATTGCCGGTGACGGTTACCGGTCGCTTGTCGCCCTGATGGACGACGTGCGTCGCATCGAACCCGACATCAAAATCGACCTTCCCGATATTCCCGAACGCATCAGGGTGAAATCGGCGGCCTTTGTTGAATTCGCCACCCGGGATGATGAGAAAGAACGGCTGGAGGCCCTTCTGGCGTCAATGGGTTTTCGCTGCGCCAGTCACCATGTTTCAAAATCACTGGCGGTCTGGCAGCAGGGTGACATCCGCATTGTTGTGAACGCCGAAACGAAAGGACACGCCCACAGTACATGGCTGACGCGGGGAACGACGGTCTGCGACATCGGCATTGAAGTTGCCTCGGCCCGGGACACGCTTCAGCGCGCAACAGCCATGGGAGCCAAGGCGTTCAGCCAGCCCCTGGCACCCAACGAGATCAATATTCCTGCCATTCGAGGGCTTGGTGGCAGCCTGCTTCATTTTCTCGATCAGAGTTCGGGACTGGCCGATGTCTGGTCAGTCGAATTCAGTTCCGATACTGACGACACCCACAGCGATGCCGGACTGGTCTGCGTCGACCACCTCGCCCAGACAATGAGTTACGATCAGATGCTCAGCTGGTCGCTTTTCTACACAACGCTGTTCAGCATGAACAAGGCAGAGATGGTTGACGTGATTGACCCTGACGGGCTGGTCCGCAGTCAGGCCCTGACCACAAAGGACGGAACGTTCCGGATTACCCTGAACGGAGCTGAAACGCACCGGACCCTCGCCGGCGGCTTTCTGGCCGAAACCTTCGGTGCCTCAGTGCAACATATAGCACTCGCAACCGACGATATCTTCGTAACAGCCCGTGCACTGGCTGCCCGGGATTTTGATCCGCTGCCCATGCCGGAAAACTATTACGCCGATCTGGCAGCAAGGTTCGACCTCGCACCACCGCTGATCGCGGAATTGCGGGCGTTGAATATCCTTTATGACCGTGATGAAGGCGGCGAATTCTTTCAGATCTATTCGCAACCATTCTCCGGAGGGATGTTCTTTGAAATAGTCGAACGCCGTGGCAGCTATATCGGTTTTGGTGCCCCTAATGCACCCTTCCGGATTGCAGCGCAGAAACGTCTGATGCGTCCGAGGGGCATGCCATAA
- a CDS encoding TRAP transporter large permease subunit, translating to MVYVILIGGLLLGLPVAFAIIAALSWFMATGDAPYSMRIIANEMFKGLNSYPLLAIPLFILAGELMNESGITTRIIAFANVLVGRFRAGLAHVNIWASVIFAGLSGSAVADTSALGRVFIPEMEKHGYDRSFAAALTAASSVIGPIIPPSIPVIIYALIVSGVSVPALFLAGIIPGLLLALFLSAYVALTVRVKAVTADPGLAGPGTRQALLGGILPLLMPVFVVGSILLGVVTPTEAASFAVAYALVLGTAVYRRITLASLCRIFCNAMRDSAVILIIIATVAAANWLLTYNRVPNMLTDWVIGNVDSKTMFLLATIMLFLFVGLFLEGIAAMLVLVPILHPIAVSMGVDPVHFGILVIFNLMIGLITPPLGLCLFVAEEIAKVGMVRLTRSILPFFLVEVLVLLILTFVPQTVIFLPQLLGY from the coding sequence ATGGTTTATGTCATCCTGATTGGCGGACTTCTGCTCGGTCTCCCCGTTGCTTTTGCCATTATCGCCGCCCTGTCATGGTTCATGGCAACCGGCGACGCGCCCTACAGCATGCGGATCATCGCCAACGAGATGTTCAAGGGTCTCAATTCCTATCCGCTTCTCGCTATTCCGCTTTTCATTCTCGCCGGTGAACTGATGAACGAGAGTGGCATTACCACCCGCATCATTGCCTTTGCCAATGTACTGGTTGGCCGTTTTCGCGCGGGCCTTGCACATGTCAATATCTGGGCGTCGGTCATCTTTGCCGGCCTGTCCGGTTCCGCCGTCGCCGATACATCGGCACTCGGACGGGTGTTTATCCCGGAGATGGAGAAACACGGTTACGACCGCAGCTTTGCGGCGGCCCTGACCGCTGCATCATCTGTCATCGGCCCGATTATTCCGCCATCCATTCCGGTCATCATCTATGCCCTGATCGTTTCGGGTGTCTCGGTGCCGGCCCTGTTTCTGGCGGGCATCATTCCCGGCCTCCTGCTGGCTCTTTTTCTCTCGGCATATGTCGCACTCACTGTCCGGGTGAAAGCAGTCACCGCCGACCCCGGCCTGGCAGGCCCCGGCACCCGGCAGGCCCTGCTCGGTGGAATTCTGCCCCTTCTGATGCCGGTCTTTGTGGTCGGGTCAATACTGCTGGGGGTCGTGACACCAACCGAAGCCGCAAGCTTTGCTGTCGCCTATGCACTCGTACTCGGCACAGCCGTCTACCGCCGTATAACGCTGGCCAGCCTGTGCCGGATATTCTGCAACGCCATGCGCGACAGCGCCGTGATCCTGATCATCATTGCCACGGTTGCCGCGGCCAACTGGTTACTGACCTACAACCGGGTCCCCAACATGCTGACGGACTGGGTCATCGGGAATGTCGACAGCAAGACCATGTTCCTGCTGGCGACAATCATGCTGTTCCTGTTTGTCGGCCTCTTTCTCGAAGGCATTGCGGCAATGCTCGTCCTTGTTCCCATCCTGCATCCGATTGCCGTTTCGATGGGCGTTGACCCGGTACATTTTGGAATTCTTGTCATCTTCAATCTCATGATCGGCCTGATTACCCCGCCGCTGGGCTTGTGTCTTTTCGTCGCCGAAGAGATCGCCAAGGTTGGAATGGTCAGACTCACCCGGTCCATCCTGCCCTTCTTCCTGGTCGAGGTGCTGGTGCTGCTGATCCTGACATTCGTTCCGCAAACCGTAATCTTCCTGCCGCAGTTACTGGGCTACTGA
- a CDS encoding TRAP transporter small permease subunit — protein MTAVSRIYQRLLASGAGLMMALVFAIIFVNSLRRYTTGKSLSWGEELPIYLAIYGVMFGIGLAYLQDRHIRFTLLTDIISPLTRKWLFAAMDAATIVIGLTLAWSGLEFASRRPQIEASGLISGARELAGSTGLLWLEWLGRMGTWQSAIVFGGIILAVAALIRLLVRLQES, from the coding sequence ATGACCGCAGTCAGCCGGATTTATCAGCGCCTTCTGGCATCGGGCGCAGGTCTTATGATGGCACTGGTCTTTGCCATCATTTTTGTAAATTCTCTTCGTCGCTACACCACCGGAAAGTCTCTTTCCTGGGGTGAGGAACTGCCGATCTATCTGGCAATCTACGGGGTAATGTTCGGCATAGGCCTTGCCTATCTTCAGGACCGCCACATCCGTTTCACTCTGCTGACCGACATCATTTCGCCGCTAACCCGAAAGTGGCTCTTTGCAGCCATGGACGCGGCGACGATCGTCATCGGCCTCACCCTCGCATGGTCCGGCCTGGAATTCGCTTCGAGACGACCGCAAATCGAAGCCTCCGGCCTGATCTCCGGTGCCCGGGAGCTTGCCGGATCAACGGGGCTTCTGTGGCTCGAATGGCTGGGCCGTATGGGAACCTGGCAGTCAGCCATTGTCTTTGGCGGGATCATTCTGGCGGTTGCCGCCCTCATCAGGCTGCTTGTCCGGCTGCAGGAGAGCTGA
- a CDS encoding DctP family TRAP transporter solute-binding subunit, with protein MRIKLNSIAIAATVTAGLLASAANAQQTIRFAHVDPADWQSSKKGAAAEVFKNIVEGETSLTVELFPAGALGNEDALVGQAQDGVTQVVMVSGAMSKACKAASVLDIPYTFPSAPVAWKVLDGPFGAELAAHCLKQTGLRTLAYGETGFRNFTNGKREIRTPADMAGLKFRVQPIPLYIEMVKGLGGEPTPIAWTELPNALSTGVVDGQENPVGVIYNNGLHKLQKFMTLDGHVYAADFLLISDDFFQSLKPAEQAVIQKAAVVAGNMGRSIQQWSTAAGVNAVQAEGMQVYSPTAKELAMFRDAAQPAVKKWLAGELGGDAVWIEKLDAAVAGASK; from the coding sequence ATGCGTATTAAACTCAATTCCATAGCCATTGCAGCCACAGTCACTGCCGGTCTGCTGGCATCCGCCGCCAATGCACAGCAGACAATCCGGTTCGCCCATGTGGATCCCGCGGACTGGCAAAGCTCCAAAAAAGGCGCTGCGGCAGAAGTCTTCAAAAATATCGTCGAAGGCGAGACCAGCCTGACCGTGGAACTTTTCCCGGCGGGTGCGCTCGGCAACGAGGACGCACTGGTTGGTCAGGCGCAGGACGGTGTAACCCAGGTGGTCATGGTTTCCGGGGCAATGTCGAAAGCCTGCAAGGCCGCATCCGTGCTCGACATTCCCTACACCTTCCCGTCAGCCCCTGTGGCATGGAAGGTTCTGGATGGTCCCTTTGGCGCCGAACTTGCTGCACATTGCCTGAAACAGACAGGTCTTCGCACTCTGGCCTATGGTGAAACCGGTTTTCGGAATTTCACCAATGGCAAACGCGAGATCCGCACACCTGCGGACATGGCGGGACTGAAATTCCGGGTTCAGCCGATCCCCCTCTATATCGAGATGGTGAAAGGTCTTGGTGGCGAGCCGACACCGATCGCATGGACAGAACTGCCGAACGCGCTTTCAACCGGCGTGGTTGACGGACAGGAAAACCCTGTCGGGGTGATTTACAACAACGGCTTACATAAACTACAGAAGTTCATGACCCTCGACGGTCATGTCTATGCCGCCGATTTTCTGCTGATCTCCGACGACTTCTTTCAGTCTCTCAAGCCCGCTGAACAGGCCGTCATCCAGAAAGCCGCTGTCGTCGCCGGTAATATGGGCCGTTCCATCCAGCAGTGGAGCACAGCCGCCGGTGTAAACGCTGTGCAGGCCGAAGGCATGCAGGTCTATTCACCCACTGCCAAGGAACTGGCTATGTTCCGTGATGCCGCACAGCCCGCCGTGAAGAAGTGGCTGGCCGGTGAACTGGGCGGTGATGCCGTCTGGATTGAAAAGCTTGACGCTGCCGTGGCTGGTGCCAGCAAATAA